A stretch of the Glycine soja cultivar W05 chromosome 13, ASM419377v2, whole genome shotgun sequence genome encodes the following:
- the LOC114382484 gene encoding very-long-chain aldehyde decarbonylase CER3-like, whose product MGAPLSAWPWDNFGTYKYLLYGPFVGKVLYEWFYGEEQSYYNLSWCLHLLILSGLRGLIHVLWGSYSHMFFLTRNRRIVQKGVDFKQIDKEWDWDNFLILQALVASMACYMFPFLQHLPLWNVKGLIVALILHVGVSEPLYYWVHRKFHGDYLFTHYHSLHHSSPVPESFTAGNATLLEHLIMTVIIGTPILGASLMGYGSASLIYGYVLIFDFLRCLGHCNVEVVPHQLFEKLPFLRYVIYTPTYHHLHHSDKDTNFCLFMPLFDALGNTLNKKSWQSPKLPSSGSGNGDTVPHFVFLAHMVDVSSSMHVQFVFRSFASLPYTTRFFLLPGLPVTFLVLLAMWAWSKTFLVSFYYLRGRLHHTWVVPRCGFQYFLPFATEGINNQIEQAILRADKIGVKVISLAALNKNESLNGGGKLFVDKHPNLRVRVVHGNTLTAAVILNEIPQDVKEVFLTGATSKLGRAIALYLCQKKVKVLMLTLSTDRFQRIQKEAPPEYQSYLVQVTKYQAAQNCKTWIVGKWITPREQYWAPRGTHFHQFVVPPILPFRKDCTYGDLAAMRLPEDVEGLGCCEYTMDRGVVHACHAGGVVHSLEGWPHHEVGAIDVNRIDLVWEAALKHGLRPVSSFTQ is encoded by the exons ATGGGGGCTCCTTTATCAGCATGGCCTTGGGATAACTTTGGAACATACAAG TATCTATTATATGGACCGTTTGTGGGGAAAGTCCTTTATGAATGGTTCTATGGTGAAGAGCAGTCCTACTACAACCTCAGCTGGTGCCTTCATTTGCTCATACTAAGTGGTCTCAGAGGTCTAATTCATGTGCTCTGGGGTTCCTACAGCCACATGTTCTTTCTAACCAGAAATCGACGGATTGTTCAAAAGGGTGTTGATTTCAAGCAGATTGACAAAGAATGGGACTG GGACAATTTCTTGATTCTTCAAGCACTAGTTGCCTCCATGGCATGCTATATGTTTCCCTTTCTTCAGCATCTTCCTCTCTGGAATGTAAAAGGTCTAATTGTTGCTTTGATTCTCCATGTGGGAGTCTCAGAGCCACTTTATTATTGGGTGCATAGGAAGTTCCATGGAGACTATCTTTTCACCCATTATCATTCACTTCATCATTCATCTCCTGTACCAGAGTCTTTCACCG CTGGAAATGCAACACTCTTGGAGCATCTTATTATGACAGTAATCATTGGAACCCCTATCCTTGGGGCATCTTTGATGGGATATGGATCAGCAAGCTTGATATATGGctatgttttgatttttgatttccTGAGATGCTTGGGCCACTGTAACGTTGAAGTTGTTCCTCATCAATTGTTCGAGAAACTCCCATTTCTTAGATATGTGATATACACACCAAC ATATCACCACCTACACCACTCTGATAAGGACACTAACTTCTGCCTCTTCATGCCTCTCTTTGATGCTCTTGGCAATACCCTCAACAAAAAATCATGGCAATCACCCAAACTACCAAGTTCAGGTTCAG GAAACGGTGACACGGTACCCCATTTTGTTTTCCTGGCACATATGGTTGATGTGTCATCCAGTATGCATGTCCAATTCGTCTTTCGATCCTTTGCTTCATTGCCATACACAACAAGGTTCTTCTTGCTCCCAGGCTTGCCCGTTACTTTTCTAGTTTTGCTAGCAATGTGGGCTTGGTCCAAGACCTTTTTAGTTAGTTTCTACTATCTCAGAGGAAGACTTCACCATACGTGGGTTGTACCTAGATGTGGCTTTCAG TATTTCTTGCCATTTGCTACTGAGGGAATCAATAATCAGATTGAGCAAGCTATCCTCAGGGCTGATAAAATTGGGGTTAAAGTCATCAGCCTTGCTGCATTGAATAAG AATGAATCACTAAATGGGGGTGGAAAACTTTTTGTGGACAAGCACCCCAACCTTAGGGTCCGTGTCGTTCATGGGAACACGTTAACTGCTGCTGTCATACTCAATGAGATCCCTCAAGATGTGAAAGAGGTGTTCCTAACAGGAGCTACATCCAAGCTTGGAAGAGCAATTGCTCTCtacctttgccaaaagaaagtCAAAGTTCTG ATGTTAACTCTCTCAACAGATAGATTTCAGAGGATTCAAAAGGAAGCCCCTCCTGAATATCAGAGCTATCTTGTCCAAGTGACAAAATACCAAGCTGCACAAAACTGTAAG ACCTGGATCGTTGGTAAGTGGATCACGCCAAGAGAGCAATACTGGGCACCACGTGGAACCCATTTTCATCAATTTGTTGTCCCGCCAATTTTACCATTTAGAAAAGATTGCACTTATGGTGACCTGGCAGCGATGAGATTACCAGAAGACGTGGAAGGACTAGGGTGTTGTGAG TACACGATGGATAGGGGAGTGGTTCACGCGTGCCATGCAGGAGGAGTGGTACATAGCCTTGAAGGTTGGCCTCATCACGAAGTTGGGGCCATAGATGTTAACAGAATCGATCTTGTGTGGGAAGCAGCACTCAAACATGGCCTAAGACCAGTGTCAAGTTTCACAcagtaa
- the LOC114381883 gene encoding uncharacterized protein LOC114381883 isoform X2 has protein sequence MENRAHLKVQKKRPIKRSGRKVLLKNVLDYLKADTYMYAPLLSPPTSDFPSPNAFPSSAKGVEYKKPVTEKQWFGKQVGKYLKYDGYMYDPLLRLPHSSLEPLQDCGMMRMDDSARTLRMKVNQRTNHLGNANQSSESHLPQTDLSDQHIGGHTETVKHTVYQSCRSTSATRIVTLNSQPRAHS, from the exons ATGGAAAACAGAGCGCACCTCAAAGTTCAAAAGAAGAGACCCATTAAGCGCAGCGGAAGGAAAGTGTTACTGAAAAATGTTTTAGATTATCTTAAGGCTGATACTTACATGTATGCCCCTCTCCTCTCTCCTCCAACCTCTGATTTTCCCTCACCCAACGCCTTCCCTTCCTCAGCTAAAG GGGTGGAATATAAAAAACCAGTAACAGAGAAGCAGTGGTTTGGGAAACAAGTTGGAAAGTATCTCAAATATGATGGTTATATGTATGATCCGCTGCTTCGTCTTCCCCATTCATCTCTAG AACCTTTGCAGGACTGTGGAATGATGAGGATGGATGATTCAGCTAGAACGTTGAGAATGAAAGTTAACCAACGAACTAATCATTTAGGAAATGCAAACCAAAGTTCTGAAAGTCATCTTCCTCAAACAGACCTCTCTGATCAGCATATTGGGGGACACACGGAAACTGTGAAGCATACTGTGTACCAAAGTTGTCGCTCAACTTCTGCCACAA GAATTGTTACCCTCAACTCGCAGCCGAGAGCTCATAGTTGA
- the LOC114381883 gene encoding uncharacterized protein LOC114381883 isoform X1 has product MENRAHLKVQKKRPIKRSGRKVLLKNVLDYLKADTYMYAPLLSPPTSDFPSPNAFPSSAKGVEYKKPVTEKQWFGKQVGKYLKYDGYMYDPLLRLPHSSLEPLQDCGMMRMDDSARTLRMKVNQRTNHLGNANQSSESHLPQTDLSDQHIGGHTETVKHTVYQSCRSTSATSKRFASQNALVCYFSCFNSLSLCMFCQLLPEMRLNLLVVLRKLLYGLCGILIFC; this is encoded by the exons ATGGAAAACAGAGCGCACCTCAAAGTTCAAAAGAAGAGACCCATTAAGCGCAGCGGAAGGAAAGTGTTACTGAAAAATGTTTTAGATTATCTTAAGGCTGATACTTACATGTATGCCCCTCTCCTCTCTCCTCCAACCTCTGATTTTCCCTCACCCAACGCCTTCCCTTCCTCAGCTAAAG GGGTGGAATATAAAAAACCAGTAACAGAGAAGCAGTGGTTTGGGAAACAAGTTGGAAAGTATCTCAAATATGATGGTTATATGTATGATCCGCTGCTTCGTCTTCCCCATTCATCTCTAG AACCTTTGCAGGACTGTGGAATGATGAGGATGGATGATTCAGCTAGAACGTTGAGAATGAAAGTTAACCAACGAACTAATCATTTAGGAAATGCAAACCAAAGTTCTGAAAGTCATCTTCCTCAAACAGACCTCTCTGATCAGCATATTGGGGGACACACGGAAACTGTGAAGCATACTGTGTACCAAAGTTGTCGCTCAACTTCTGCCACAAGTAAAAGATTTGCTTCACAAAATGCATTAGTTTGCTATTTTAGCTGCTTTAATTCATTGTCCTTGTGTATGTTTTGTCAATTGTTGCCAGAAATGAGACTTAATTTATTGGTGGTATTAAGAAAACTGCTTTATGGACTGTGTGGCATtcttatattttgttaa